One Primulina huaijiensis isolate GDHJ02 chromosome 8, ASM1229523v2, whole genome shotgun sequence genomic region harbors:
- the LOC140982983 gene encoding gamma-glutamylcyclotransferase 2-1-like isoform X2, translated as MVFWIFGYGSLVWNPGFGYDEKVIGFIRDYRRVFDLACIDHRGTPEHPARTCTLEEHEGAVCWGAAYCVRGGPEKEKEAMAYLERRECEYDRKTLVDFFKDEDSEMPFVNGVIVFTSTPELSNKYYLGPASLEDMAKQIATAFGPRGNNRDYLFKLEKALFDIGHEDDSIIELANQVRKVLGIAGIVPKEIKVFGPSLVPHTATLSTRKMTTVA; from the exons ATGGTGTTCTGGATTTTTGGGTACGGGTCATTGGTGTGGAACCCAGGATTTGGATATGACGAAAAGGTGATTGGGTTTATCAGAGACTACAGGCGTGTATTTGATCTGG CCTGCATTGATCACAGAGGTACGCCGGAACACCCAGCAAGAACCTGCACTTTGGAAGAACATGAAGGAGCAGTCTGC TGGGGAGCCGCTTACTGCGTGCGGGGAGGGccagaaaaagaaaaggaagcaATGGCG TATCTGGAACGAAGAGAATGCGAGTATGACAGAAAAACTTTGGTAGACTTTTTCAAA GATGAAGATTCGGAAATGCCCTTTGTTAATGGGGTAATAGT TTTCACATCCACGCCGGAATTATCGAACAAGTACTATCTCGGGCCTGCCTCCTTGGAGGACATGGCTAAGCAAATAGCTACTGCCTTTGGCCCACGCGGGAACAACCGAGACTACCTTTTCAAATTAGAGAAGGCCTTGTTTGATATCG GTCATGAAGATGACAGCATTATCGAGCTCGCAAACCAGGTGAGAAAGGTCCTTGGAATTGCAGGAATCGTACCTAAGGAAATCAAG GTGTTTGGACCATCCCTCGTTCCACATACAGCTACTTTATCGACTCGGAAAATGACAACCGTTGCCTGA
- the LOC140982983 gene encoding gamma-glutamylcyclotransferase 2-1-like isoform X1 has protein sequence MVFWIFGYGSLVWNPGFGYDEKVIGFIRDYRRVFDLACIDHRGTPEHPARTCTLEEHEGAVCWGAAYCVRGGPEKEKEAMAYLERRECEYDRKTLVDFFKDEDSEMPFVNGVIVFTSTPELSNKYYLGPASLEDMAKQIATAFGPRGNNRDYLFKLEKALFDIGHEDDSIIELANQVRKVLGIAGIVPKEIKVFGPSLVPHTATLSPRKIATVA, from the exons ATGGTGTTCTGGATTTTTGGGTACGGGTCATTGGTGTGGAACCCAGGATTTGGATATGACGAAAAGGTGATTGGGTTTATCAGAGACTACAGGCGTGTATTTGATCTGG CCTGCATTGATCACAGAGGTACGCCGGAACACCCAGCAAGAACCTGCACTTTGGAAGAACATGAAGGAGCAGTCTGC TGGGGAGCCGCTTACTGCGTGCGGGGAGGGccagaaaaagaaaaggaagcaATGGCG TATCTGGAACGAAGAGAATGCGAGTATGACAGAAAAACTTTGGTAGACTTTTTCAAA GATGAAGATTCGGAAATGCCCTTTGTTAATGGGGTAATAGT TTTCACATCCACGCCGGAATTATCGAACAAGTACTATCTCGGGCCTGCCTCCTTGGAGGACATGGCTAAGCAAATAGCTACTGCCTTTGGCCCACGCGGGAACAACCGAGACTACCTTTTCAAATTAGAGAAGGCCTTGTTTGATATCG GTCATGAAGATGACAGCATTATCGAGCTCGCAAACCAGGTGAGAAAGGTCCTTGGAATTGCAGGAATCGTACCTAAGGAAATCAAGGTGTTTGGACCATCCCTCGTTCCACATACAGCTACTTTATCGCCTCGGAAAATCGCAACCGTTGCCTGA
- the LOC140982103 gene encoding uncharacterized protein, with product MDQNEDGPNKPEELLPKSTKPVGKGRRPNIEVNYKEAQRNDNIGIQSTQKEKQGRSSEMNKGRVRYQNGPRQAAAEEEHVLGAPSKELNRVLKDIIKKFNPSVLGLLEPRVSGSHADDICNKMGYDNWLRVEAVGFSGGIWIFWKDDLGLKIIYSHPQFVLVKVDTGTSIPWFLSIVYGSPNATLRKRLWNDLSNENLNIEGPWISLGDFNSVITEHEISTTGGVAYCRSAGFADWMFNQGLLDLVFTGSRFTWMRGNNSNTFKGARLDRGVCTIEWREMFPEARVMHLPIIQSDHDPLLVKLHGDKKYKCKGPFRFQAAWLTHSDFQNVIQHEWQDQRMLKDNVISLANVLTEWNSATFGNIHKRKRELISRIYGVQRIMGHQPRHRLLKLDAKLRRELDKVLEQEELLWYQKSREDWIVSGDRNTKFYHASTTV from the exons CCAAAGGAATGATAATATTGGTATCCAATCTACACAGAAAGAGAAACAAGGACGAAGCTCAGAAATGAATAAAGGTCGGGTTCGATACCAGAATGGGCCAAGACAAGCAGCTGCAGAAGAAGAACATGTTCTC GGTGCGCCTTCTAAAGAACTGAACCGCGTCCTCAAAGATATAATTAAGAAATTCAATCCAAGTGTGCTTGGCTTGCTTGAACCACGTGTTTCAGGATCTCATGCCGATGATATCTGCAACAAGATGGGTTATGATAATTGGTTAAGAGTTGAAGCGGTGGGATTTAGTGGGGGCATATGGATCTTTTGGAAAGATGATTTAGGATTAAAGATCATCTACTCCCACCCACAGTTTGTTTTGGTAAAGGTAGATACTGGAACTTCGATACCTTGGTTCCTATCTATTGTTTATGGGAGCCCCAATGCCACGCTTAGAAAGAGGCTCTGGAACGATCTGTCAAATGAGAACCTTAACATAGAGGGACCCTGGATATCCTTAGGTGATTTTAACTCGGTAATCACTGAGCATGAAATCAGTACAACTGGAGGGGTGGCCTACTGTAGAAGTGCGGGCTTTGCTGACTGGATGTTTAATCAAGGACTTCTAGACCTTGTATTTACTGGTTCAAGATTCACTTGGATGAGAGGGAATAATAGTAATACCTTCAAAGGAGCTCGTCTGGACAGGGGTGTCTGCACCATAGAGTGGAGAGAAATGTTCCCAGAAGCTCGGGTGATGCATCTTCCCATCATCCAATCTGATCATGACCCACTGTTAGTCAAACTTCATGGTGACAAGAAATACAAGTGTAAAGGTCCTTTTCGTTTCCAGGCTGCCTGGCTTACCCATAGCGATTTTCAGAATGTGATCCAGCACGAATGGCAAGACCAACGGATGCTAAAAGACAATGTTATTTCTTTGGCCAATGTCCTGACAGAATGGAACTCTGCAACTTTTGGAAATATCCACAAACGGAAGAGGGAACTAATATCAAGGATCTATGGAGTGCAAAGAATTATGGGGCACCAACCTAGACATAGACTCCTCAAACTGGATGCTAAACTTCGAAGAGAGCTTGATAAAGTACTAGAACAAGAAGAGCTACTGTGGTACCAAAAGTCTAGGGAGGATTGGATAGTCTCTGGTGATAGAAATACCAAATTCTATCATGCCTCTACCACGGTTTGA